One genomic region from Bradyrhizobium icense encodes:
- the nirB gene encoding nitrite reductase large subunit NirB: MLDKVNKPKLVVIGNGMAGIRTVELLLDRAPDLYDITVFGSEPYGNYNRILLSPVLAGEKTVDDIMLNTEQWYEDNGITLRKGEMIEMIDRRTCEVVTTEGARVPYDRLLIATGSNPIMLPLPGKDLRGVIGFRDIQDVEHMVQASTSFKNAVVIGGGLLGLEAANGLMKRGMNVTVVHLLDTLMERQLDQVAGGLLRKSLEERGMVFKMPAQTEAILGEDRVTGVRFADGEEIPADLVVMAVGIRPNVELARKAGLYCERGIVVSDTMQTYDGRIYAVGECVQHRRQTYGLVAPLFDQAKVCANHLAMKGFATYDGSVVSTKLKVTGIDLFSAGDFAPGADKEEIVMQDASRGVYKRIILRDKKIVGAVLYGDTIDGPWYFQHLRDGTDVSQMRERLVFGAANLGDGGHSGKNSVAAMSDDTEICGCNGVCKGTIVKAISEKKLFTIDDVRAHTKASSSCGSCTGLVEQVLAFTLGGDYSAAPKVKPMCACTDHSHDDARRVIVENGLKTIPDVMKFMDWKTPNGCHSCRPALNYYLLATWPGEYRDDQQSRYINERVHANIQKDGTYSVVPRMWGGVTTPDELRAIADVADKFKIPTVKVTGGQRIDLLGVKKEDLPAVWADLNNAGMVSGHAYAKGLRTVKTCVGSEWCRFGTQDSTGLGIKLEKFMWGSWTPAKVKLAVSGCPRNCAEATCKDVGVVCVDSGFEIHFAGAAGLHIKGTEFLTKAATEEETLEIIAALTQLYREQGWYLERMYKWCDRVGLDAIRKQVVDDVANRKALFSRFAYSQQFSQSDPWAARAQRGVDRNEFTPLAELELA, translated from the coding sequence ATGCTCGACAAAGTAAATAAGCCAAAGCTGGTGGTGATCGGCAACGGCATGGCCGGCATCCGCACGGTGGAGTTGCTGCTGGACCGTGCGCCCGATCTCTACGACATCACCGTCTTCGGCTCCGAGCCTTACGGCAATTACAACCGAATTCTGCTGTCGCCCGTGCTGGCCGGCGAGAAGACCGTCGACGACATCATGCTCAACACGGAGCAGTGGTACGAGGACAACGGGATCACGCTGCGCAAGGGCGAGATGATCGAGATGATCGATCGGCGTACCTGTGAAGTCGTCACGACAGAGGGCGCGCGGGTGCCCTATGATCGCCTGCTGATCGCCACCGGCTCGAACCCGATCATGTTGCCGCTTCCGGGAAAGGATCTCCGGGGCGTCATCGGCTTTCGCGATATCCAGGACGTCGAGCACATGGTTCAGGCCTCGACGAGCTTCAAGAACGCCGTCGTGATCGGCGGCGGCTTGCTCGGCCTCGAGGCTGCCAACGGCTTGATGAAGCGCGGCATGAACGTCACCGTGGTGCATCTGCTCGACACGCTGATGGAGCGTCAGCTCGATCAGGTCGCGGGCGGATTGCTGCGCAAGTCGCTGGAAGAGCGTGGCATGGTGTTCAAGATGCCCGCGCAAACGGAGGCTATTCTCGGCGAGGATCGCGTAACCGGGGTGCGCTTCGCCGACGGCGAGGAGATCCCTGCGGATCTGGTCGTGATGGCGGTCGGCATCCGCCCCAATGTCGAGTTGGCGCGCAAGGCAGGCCTCTATTGCGAGCGCGGCATCGTGGTCTCCGACACCATGCAAACCTACGACGGGCGAATCTACGCCGTCGGCGAATGCGTGCAGCACCGGCGCCAGACCTACGGGCTCGTGGCTCCCTTGTTCGACCAGGCCAAGGTCTGCGCCAACCACCTCGCGATGAAAGGCTTCGCCACCTATGACGGGTCGGTGGTTTCGACCAAACTGAAGGTGACCGGGATCGACCTGTTCTCCGCCGGCGACTTCGCGCCGGGCGCGGACAAGGAAGAAATCGTCATGCAGGACGCCTCCCGCGGCGTCTACAAGCGCATCATCCTGCGCGACAAGAAGATCGTTGGCGCCGTGCTCTATGGCGATACCATCGACGGCCCGTGGTATTTCCAGCATCTGCGCGACGGCACCGACGTTTCGCAGATGCGCGAGCGGCTGGTGTTTGGCGCCGCCAATCTCGGCGATGGCGGCCATAGCGGCAAGAACTCGGTCGCCGCCATGAGCGACGATACGGAAATCTGCGGATGTAACGGCGTCTGCAAGGGGACGATCGTCAAGGCGATCAGCGAAAAGAAACTGTTCACGATCGACGACGTGCGTGCCCACACCAAGGCCTCGTCGTCGTGCGGCTCCTGTACCGGCCTGGTCGAGCAGGTTCTCGCGTTCACGCTCGGCGGCGACTATTCGGCGGCGCCGAAGGTCAAGCCGATGTGCGCCTGCACGGATCACAGCCATGACGACGCGCGCCGCGTCATCGTCGAGAACGGATTGAAGACCATTCCCGATGTCATGAAGTTCATGGACTGGAAGACGCCGAACGGATGCCACTCCTGCCGACCTGCCCTGAACTATTATCTGCTCGCCACCTGGCCCGGAGAGTACCGCGACGATCAGCAGTCGCGATACATCAACGAGCGCGTTCACGCCAATATTCAGAAGGACGGAACGTATTCGGTGGTGCCGCGGATGTGGGGCGGCGTCACGACGCCGGATGAATTGCGCGCCATCGCGGACGTCGCGGACAAATTCAAGATTCCGACCGTCAAGGTGACCGGCGGACAGCGCATCGATCTTCTGGGCGTGAAGAAGGAGGACCTGCCCGCGGTCTGGGCCGATCTCAATAATGCTGGGATGGTGTCGGGCCATGCCTATGCCAAGGGATTGCGCACGGTGAAGACCTGTGTCGGTTCGGAATGGTGCCGCTTCGGCACGCAGGATTCGACCGGCCTCGGTATCAAGCTCGAAAAGTTCATGTGGGGTTCGTGGACGCCCGCCAAGGTGAAACTCGCCGTCTCCGGCTGCCCACGCAATTGCGCGGAAGCGACCTGCAAGGACGTCGGCGTCGTCTGCGTCGATTCCGGGTTCGAGATCCATTTCGCCGGCGCTGCAGGCCTTCACATCAAGGGAACCGAATTCCTGACCAAAGCAGCGACGGAGGAGGAGACGCTCGAAATCATCGCTGCGCTGACGCAGCTCTATCGCGAACAGGGCTGGTATCTGGAGCGCATGTACAAGTGGTGCGACCGGGTCGGTCTCGATGCGATCCGCAAGCAGGTGGTCGACGATGTCGCCAACCGCAAGGCGCTGTTCAGCCGCTTCGCCTATTCGCAGCAATTCTCGCAGAGCGATCCTTGGGCGGCGCGGGCCCAGCGCGGCGTCGATCGCAACGAATTCACCCCGCTGGCGGAGCTGGAGCTGGCATGA
- a CDS encoding nitrate reductase produces the protein MAVKTTCPYCGVGCGVVADTGPAGAVTVRGDPLHPANFGRLCAKGSALAETIGLEGRLLAPVVNGQETNWDTALDHVADGFGRIIREHGPDSIAFYVSGQILTEDYYVINKLAKGFIGTANIDTNSRLCMASSVAGHKRAFGSDTVPGCYEDLETADLLVLVGSNAAWCHPILYQRMVAAKASNPACRIVVIDPRRTATCDGADLHLPLRSGSDSVLFNGLLAHLASRNAIDRAFVEGCTTGAEAALRQVAGQTVAQTADVCGLAEGAVALFFDWFAKTERVVTLYSQGINQSSSGVDKVNSIINCHLLTGRIGRPGMGPFSLTGQPNAMGGREVGGLANQLAGHMEIENPQHRDIVQRFWQSPVIADKQGLKAIDMFDAIADRRIKAVWIMSTNPLVSLPDADRARRALETCELVVVSDCMRHTDTTRHAHVLLPALTWGEKDGTVTNSERRISRQRQFLPAPGAARADWRTVCDVARRMGFSGFDYPSAAAIFREHAGLSSFENNGTRDFDLSALNTLDDRAYDTLTPIQWPVTREYPTGTPRMFETREFFTADRKARFVPVTPRAAVNATSRDYPLVLNTGRIRDQWHTMTRTGKSPRLLAHIFEPCAEFHPDDARAAGVENGGLARLTSPWGEMVARVVVTAEQRRGCVFVPMHWNGEYAGDGRVNALVNPATDPISGQPESKHTPVKAAAYLPKWHAFILSRREIERPAAGYWVGGLSGTCWRMELAGDERPPSWRDWARAQLRVGHDIEWIAYRDPKAGRFRYAAVRDGRLEGCVFIAPDHRLVSRSWLSGLFAEQELSPNARMSLLTGQPLDAGQDIGPIVCSCFGVGQHQISAEIHKGAASVDDVGRRLKAGTNCGACKPEIGKLLRGAAVRDPHPA, from the coding sequence GTGGCAGTGAAGACAACCTGTCCGTATTGCGGTGTCGGCTGCGGCGTTGTCGCTGACACGGGCCCAGCCGGAGCCGTGACGGTCCGGGGCGATCCGCTTCATCCCGCCAATTTCGGGCGGCTGTGCGCGAAAGGCTCGGCGCTCGCCGAGACCATCGGCCTCGAAGGGCGGCTGCTCGCCCCTGTGGTCAACGGGCAGGAAACGAACTGGGATACGGCGCTCGATCATGTCGCGGACGGATTTGGCAGGATCATCCGCGAGCACGGACCCGATTCGATCGCCTTCTATGTCTCCGGACAGATTCTCACCGAGGACTATTACGTCATCAACAAGCTCGCCAAGGGCTTCATCGGCACCGCCAACATCGACACCAATTCCCGGCTATGCATGGCGTCGAGCGTGGCGGGCCACAAGCGTGCGTTCGGCAGCGATACCGTTCCGGGCTGCTACGAGGATCTTGAAACCGCCGATCTCCTGGTTCTCGTCGGCTCCAATGCCGCGTGGTGCCATCCGATCCTCTACCAGCGCATGGTGGCCGCCAAGGCCAGCAACCCGGCGTGCCGCATCGTCGTGATCGACCCGCGGCGGACCGCCACATGCGACGGCGCCGATCTGCACCTGCCGCTTCGCTCGGGCAGCGACTCCGTGCTGTTCAACGGGTTGCTGGCGCATCTTGCATCGCGCAACGCTATCGATCGCGCATTCGTGGAGGGATGCACCACCGGAGCCGAAGCCGCGCTGCGGCAGGTCGCCGGCCAGACGGTCGCGCAGACCGCCGACGTCTGCGGCCTGGCCGAGGGCGCAGTGGCGTTGTTCTTCGACTGGTTTGCCAAAACCGAGCGGGTCGTCACGCTCTATTCGCAAGGGATCAACCAGTCGAGCAGCGGCGTCGACAAGGTCAATTCGATCATCAACTGTCATTTGCTGACCGGACGGATCGGGCGGCCCGGTATGGGGCCGTTCTCGCTGACCGGACAACCCAACGCCATGGGCGGCCGGGAAGTCGGCGGGCTGGCCAACCAGCTTGCCGGCCATATGGAGATCGAGAACCCGCAGCACCGCGACATCGTTCAACGCTTCTGGCAATCGCCTGTGATTGCGGACAAGCAGGGCCTCAAGGCCATCGACATGTTCGACGCGATCGCCGATCGGCGCATCAAGGCGGTCTGGATCATGTCGACCAATCCGCTGGTCAGCCTGCCGGATGCCGACCGCGCACGCCGCGCGCTCGAGACTTGTGAGCTCGTCGTCGTCTCCGACTGCATGCGGCATACCGACACCACGCGCCATGCCCATGTGTTGCTGCCCGCGCTCACCTGGGGCGAGAAGGACGGCACCGTCACCAACTCCGAGCGCCGCATTTCCCGGCAACGACAGTTCCTGCCGGCGCCCGGCGCTGCAAGGGCCGATTGGCGGACCGTCTGCGACGTCGCCCGGCGCATGGGTTTTTCGGGGTTCGACTACCCGAGCGCTGCGGCGATCTTCCGCGAGCACGCCGGGCTTTCGAGTTTCGAGAACAACGGGACGCGCGATTTCGATCTGTCCGCCCTGAACACGCTGGACGATCGCGCCTATGATACGCTCACCCCGATCCAGTGGCCGGTGACGCGCGAATATCCGACCGGCACGCCGCGGATGTTCGAGACGCGCGAGTTCTTCACAGCCGACCGCAAGGCCCGTTTCGTGCCGGTGACGCCGCGTGCTGCCGTCAACGCGACCAGCCGCGACTATCCGCTGGTGCTCAATACCGGGCGGATCCGCGATCAATGGCACACCATGACGCGCACCGGGAAATCGCCGCGGCTGCTGGCGCACATCTTCGAGCCCTGCGCGGAATTTCATCCCGACGATGCACGCGCGGCCGGCGTCGAGAATGGCGGGCTCGCGCGGCTGACCAGCCCTTGGGGCGAGATGGTGGCGCGCGTCGTCGTCACTGCCGAGCAGCGGCGCGGCTGCGTGTTCGTGCCGATGCACTGGAACGGCGAGTATGCCGGCGACGGCCGGGTCAACGCGCTGGTCAATCCGGCCACCGATCCGATCTCTGGACAGCCTGAGTCCAAGCACACGCCGGTCAAGGCGGCCGCTTACTTGCCGAAATGGCATGCCTTCATCCTCAGCCGCCGGGAGATCGAGCGCCCAGCCGCGGGGTATTGGGTCGGCGGCCTTTCAGGGACGTGCTGGCGGATGGAGCTCGCCGGCGACGAGCGGCCGCCGAGCTGGCGCGATTGGGCGCGGGCGCAACTCCGCGTCGGACACGACATCGAATGGATCGCCTATCGCGATCCGAAGGCAGGCCGTTTCCGCTACGCCGCCGTTCGCGACGGCCGGCTGGAAGGTTGCGTGTTCATCGCGCCCGATCACAGGCTGGTTTCGCGGTCGTGGCTCTCCGGCCTGTTCGCGGAGCAGGAATTGTCGCCGAATGCGCGGATGTCGCTGCTGACGGGCCAGCCGTTGGATGCCGGCCAGGACATCGGGCCGATCGTCTGCTCGTGCTTCGGCGTTGGCCAGCACCAGATCTCGGCCGAAATCCATAAAGGGGCGGCTAGCGTCGACGACGTCGGCCGACGCCTGAAGGCCGGCACCAATTGCGGCGCCTGCAAGCCGGAGATCGGGAAGCTATTGCGTGGCGCGGCCGTACGCGACCCGCATCCGGCATGA
- a CDS encoding carboxymuconolactone decarboxylase family protein, which translates to MARLPLIDPAATSGDIRASFDRMPVVLNIFRMMAHAEANFIPAMRFANSILHRQKLSHVNRELLILQVAQWEHGEYEWRQHVPIALGVGVTQRQIDCIEQGKYEDAAFNAAETALLGFGREVIENVRVAEPVFAAMRKHFSEQEIVESILAIGFYMTMARLTEATGVDLDPAAGMTVFEGGQKRSG; encoded by the coding sequence ATGGCAAGACTTCCCCTGATCGACCCAGCGGCCACCAGTGGCGACATACGCGCGTCCTTCGACAGGATGCCGGTCGTGCTGAACATCTTCCGGATGATGGCGCATGCGGAGGCCAATTTCATTCCGGCGATGCGGTTCGCCAATTCGATCCTGCACCGCCAGAAGCTCAGCCACGTCAATCGCGAATTGCTGATCCTCCAGGTCGCACAATGGGAGCACGGCGAATATGAGTGGCGGCAGCATGTTCCGATCGCGCTCGGCGTCGGAGTTACCCAGCGGCAGATCGACTGCATCGAACAGGGCAAATACGAGGACGCCGCCTTCAATGCCGCCGAAACGGCGCTGCTGGGTTTCGGCCGCGAAGTGATCGAGAACGTGCGCGTTGCCGAACCTGTTTTTGCCGCCATGCGCAAGCATTTCAGCGAGCAGGAGATCGTCGAATCGATACTCGCGATCGGCTTCTACATGACAATGGCGCGGCTGACGGAAGCGACCGGAGTTGACCTCGATCCTGCCGCTGGGATGACCGTCTTCGAAGGCGGCCAGAAGCGATCGGGTTGA
- a CDS encoding GntR family transcriptional regulator: MSKASRKPKARKQQPAEAESLTDRAYNLLEEMIATLQLAPGTPVSEAELSAQLGIGRTPVREAMQRLARERLLLVLPRRGCIVTPIRPEEEVMLIETRRAIETLVIKTAAVRASESERRRFGEIAARMKTALRTHDFDAFARLDAEFNRLCVAACRNELAGSMMQVIAPLNRRFWFTHHGRTLSQEGVEAHIDIALALSRGDATAALAGTERLLRYVESRVGQSTVTA, translated from the coding sequence TTGTCCAAAGCCTCAAGGAAACCCAAAGCGCGCAAACAGCAGCCGGCGGAAGCCGAAAGCCTGACGGATCGGGCCTATAACCTGCTCGAAGAGATGATCGCCACGCTGCAATTGGCGCCGGGCACGCCGGTGTCGGAGGCCGAGCTTTCAGCCCAGCTTGGAATCGGCCGCACTCCCGTGCGGGAAGCCATGCAGCGGCTGGCGCGGGAACGGCTTCTGCTGGTCCTGCCCCGCCGCGGCTGCATCGTCACGCCGATCAGGCCCGAGGAAGAGGTGATGCTGATCGAAACGCGCCGCGCGATCGAGACGTTGGTGATAAAGACGGCGGCCGTGCGGGCCAGCGAATCCGAACGCAGGCGGTTTGGCGAGATCGCCGCCCGAATGAAGACTGCGCTGCGCACGCATGACTTCGACGCCTTCGCTCGGCTCGATGCAGAATTCAATCGCCTTTGCGTTGCCGCTTGCCGGAACGAACTTGCGGGTTCGATGATGCAGGTGATCGCTCCGCTCAATCGCCGCTTCTGGTTTACCCATCACGGTCGAACGTTGTCGCAGGAAGGCGTGGAGGCGCACATCGACATCGCGCTAGCGCTGTCGCGCGGTGATGCCACGGCTGCGCTGGCTGGAACCGAGCGGCTGCTGCGCTATGTCGAGAGCCGCGTCGGTCAATCCACCGTGACCGCCTGA
- a CDS encoding MFS transporter: MKFAEFKKAGHWPTLLAAFLYFDISFMAWVALGPLIVYIVHDMNLAVDEKFTLVAIPVLAGALLRVPMGILADLFGAKRTGIVAQLVVIAATSWVCYFGLPSKLSVEIFGLALGIGGASFAVALPQASRWYPPQYQGVVMGIAGAGNMGVVLDTMFAPTIAELWGWQAVFGVLLVPMVLILAYYAYAAKDAPGERKPISLRAYGALLRDPDSRWFMFFYFITFGGFVGLANALPLYFTVQYHVSGVAAGLLVSLIVAFGSGFRPVGGMIADRIGGIRSLSMFFGVVVAAYLVIAFMPEGPAAPAATGWALTEMPRIAWMSVLLFSIGVLALGMGNGAVFQLIPLRFRQEIGLMTGMVGCAGGIGGFFLAKALGVAKGMTGGFGAGFLFFGLLALLGFLGLAMVKVRWRTTWGAASGARV, encoded by the coding sequence ATGAAGTTTGCTGAATTCAAGAAGGCCGGCCATTGGCCCACGCTGCTCGCCGCCTTTCTCTATTTCGACATAAGCTTCATGGCTTGGGTCGCGCTCGGTCCGTTGATCGTCTACATCGTGCATGACATGAACCTGGCCGTCGACGAGAAGTTCACGCTCGTCGCCATTCCGGTTCTGGCCGGCGCGCTGCTGCGGGTGCCGATGGGCATACTCGCCGATCTGTTCGGCGCCAAGCGGACCGGAATTGTCGCGCAACTCGTCGTCATCGCCGCGACGTCCTGGGTTTGCTATTTCGGACTCCCGAGCAAGCTGTCGGTGGAAATCTTCGGTCTCGCGCTCGGCATCGGTGGTGCCTCGTTCGCGGTAGCGCTGCCGCAGGCGAGCCGTTGGTATCCGCCGCAATATCAGGGCGTGGTGATGGGGATCGCCGGCGCCGGCAATATGGGTGTCGTGCTCGACACGATGTTCGCGCCGACGATTGCCGAGCTTTGGGGCTGGCAAGCCGTGTTCGGCGTGCTGCTCGTTCCGATGGTGCTGATCCTCGCCTACTACGCCTATGCCGCCAAGGATGCGCCCGGAGAGCGCAAACCGATCTCGCTGAGGGCCTATGGCGCATTGCTGCGCGATCCCGACAGCCGCTGGTTCATGTTCTTCTACTTCATCACCTTCGGCGGCTTCGTCGGACTGGCCAACGCGTTGCCGCTGTATTTCACCGTGCAGTATCACGTATCAGGCGTCGCAGCGGGTCTGCTGGTTTCCTTGATCGTTGCTTTCGGTTCGGGTTTCCGCCCGGTCGGCGGCATGATCGCCGACCGCATCGGCGGCATCCGCTCGCTGTCGATGTTCTTTGGCGTCGTCGTGGCGGCGTATCTCGTCATCGCCTTCATGCCGGAGGGGCCGGCGGCGCCAGCAGCTACGGGTTGGGCACTCACCGAGATGCCACGGATCGCCTGGATGTCGGTGCTTTTGTTCTCCATCGGCGTGCTCGCGCTCGGCATGGGTAACGGCGCCGTGTTTCAGCTCATCCCGCTTCGCTTCCGGCAGGAGATCGGCCTGATGACCGGCATGGTCGGTTGCGCCGGCGGCATCGGCGGCTTCTTCCTTGCCAAGGCCCTCGGCGTCGCCAAGGGAATGACCGGCGGATTCGGCGCAGGATTCCTGTTTTTCGGCCTGCTGGCGTTGCTTGGTTTCCTGGGACTTGCCATGGTCAAGGTGCGCTGGCGCACCACATGGGGCGCCGCATCGGGAGCGCGGGTCTGA
- a CDS encoding TetR/AcrR family transcriptional regulator has translation MPPRPARKALNAYHHGDLRDALVQAALHEVELGGPEAISISALAKKLGVSQPAPYKHFADRETLLTAVTAEAFRQFSAMMRAAIEKPSKQSKLSRFAQLTLDFGLRRNGIYRLMFASRTMACAPKGSELHSAAMETFELLVEALEAPAVGLLRERSALKIWASLHGVVMLAEQGLLTGQAAHVSREELVEDIVEETKLALSVAIEKASKIGC, from the coding sequence ATGCCGCCTCGACCTGCACGCAAAGCGCTGAATGCCTATCACCACGGGGATCTTCGTGATGCCCTGGTCCAGGCCGCGTTGCATGAAGTGGAACTGGGTGGTCCCGAAGCGATCAGTATCAGCGCGCTGGCCAAGAAGCTCGGCGTCTCGCAGCCGGCGCCCTACAAGCATTTTGCCGATCGCGAGACGCTGCTGACGGCTGTCACCGCCGAAGCGTTCCGCCAGTTCAGCGCCATGATGCGTGCGGCGATTGAAAAGCCGTCGAAACAGTCGAAGCTGTCACGCTTCGCGCAGCTCACGCTCGATTTCGGCCTGCGCCGCAACGGCATCTATCGCCTGATGTTCGCGTCGCGAACCATGGCGTGCGCGCCAAAAGGCAGCGAACTGCACAGCGCGGCAATGGAGACGTTCGAGCTCCTGGTGGAAGCGCTTGAAGCGCCTGCCGTCGGGCTCTTGCGCGAGCGTAGCGCCTTGAAGATTTGGGCCTCGCTACACGGCGTGGTCATGCTCGCCGAACAGGGATTGCTCACCGGCCAGGCTGCGCATGTCAGCCGGGAAGAACTGGTCGAGGACATCGTGGAGGAAACCAAACTCGCGTTGTCCGTTGCAATCGAGAAGGCCAGCAAGATCGGCTGCTGA
- a CDS encoding VOC family protein yields MSRIFGAVCQNGYVVRDIRAAMDHWVNVMGVGPWYYIEKVKTDYFRHRGQDSAMEMSVALANSGDLQIELIQQRNNAPSMYKEFLDSGREGLQHMSYWTRDYQALYDRALSLGYKVGHEGQIGGEQGRFAYFDTQAHPGTVVEISDISGSKGSFFEHIRRVAKDWDGSDPIREVGGR; encoded by the coding sequence ATGAGCCGTATCTTTGGCGCGGTTTGCCAAAATGGATACGTGGTACGGGACATCCGTGCCGCCATGGATCACTGGGTCAATGTGATGGGCGTCGGGCCCTGGTATTATATCGAGAAGGTCAAGACCGACTACTTCCGCCATCGCGGACAGGACTCCGCCATGGAGATGAGCGTGGCGCTCGCCAATTCCGGCGATCTCCAGATCGAACTGATCCAGCAGCGCAACAATGCGCCCTCGATGTACAAGGAGTTTCTCGACTCCGGGCGCGAAGGATTGCAGCACATGTCGTACTGGACCCGGGACTACCAGGCTCTCTACGACCGCGCATTGTCGCTTGGCTATAAAGTGGGACACGAGGGCCAGATCGGCGGCGAGCAGGGCCGCTTCGCCTATTTCGATACGCAAGCCCATCCCGGCACGGTGGTAGAGATTTCCGACATCAGCGGCAGCAAGGGAAGTTTTTTCGAGCACATCCGCCGGGTTGCGAAAGATTGGGACGGCTCCGATCCGATCCGCGAAGTCGGCGGCCGCTGA
- the nirD gene encoding nitrite reductase small subunit NirD gives MTKWIEIGALNDIPVLGSRVVRTASGDIAVFRTSEDEVFALDDRCPHKGGPLSQGIVHNKRVTCPLHNFVIELRSGMAVAPDEGCTRAHPTKVENGMVWLSVQTAAVVPAE, from the coding sequence ATGACCAAATGGATCGAAATCGGGGCGCTGAACGATATTCCCGTTCTCGGCTCGCGCGTGGTGCGGACGGCCTCCGGAGACATTGCGGTATTCCGGACCAGCGAAGACGAGGTGTTCGCGCTCGACGATCGCTGCCCGCACAAGGGCGGTCCGTTGTCGCAAGGCATTGTTCACAACAAGCGGGTCACCTGTCCGCTGCACAATTTCGTCATCGAGCTCAGGAGCGGCATGGCAGTCGCGCCCGACGAGGGATGCACGCGCGCGCATCCGACCAAGGTGGAGAACGGCATGGTCTGGCTTAGCGTCCAAACGGCGGCGGTTGTGCCCGCCGAGTGA
- a CDS encoding cytochrome P450 produces the protein MSDSASIMPEHPPVTDWVNDFDHTDPTWTENPFPIWEKLRAASAVVHTERFLGCYMPTTYQAVKEIAYDTEHFSSRRVIVRDVRPEITARAPPITSDPPEHKPAKQILLPPFTPDAMKKLEPRVRAICNELIDEFIADGKCDAAARYTKHVPVRAIAHMLGIPEKDGDLFIKWIHGILELGIKDDNALMEAVREMTGYFAGHLEQRKSNPTDDLISTLMKAKDRDGNPLADEHVLGSLRLLLIAGIDTTWSAIGSSLWHLAKTPADRERLVKEPELMPLAVEELLRAYSPVTMAREVMKETTISGCPVKPGNMVLLSFPAANRDPAMFPDADKVVIDRKENRHAAFGLGIHRCVGSNLARMEMTVAIEEWLKRIPDFRLDPAGKVTWSEGTVRGPRQLPLLFGKAN, from the coding sequence ATGTCCGATTCCGCCAGCATCATGCCCGAACATCCGCCGGTCACCGACTGGGTCAACGATTTCGACCACACCGATCCGACATGGACGGAGAACCCGTTTCCGATCTGGGAAAAGCTGCGCGCGGCTTCGGCCGTCGTTCACACCGAGCGCTTTCTCGGCTGCTACATGCCGACCACCTACCAGGCGGTGAAGGAAATCGCCTACGACACCGAGCACTTCTCTTCCCGCCGCGTGATCGTGCGCGACGTTCGCCCGGAGATCACGGCCCGCGCGCCACCGATCACCTCCGATCCGCCCGAGCACAAGCCGGCCAAGCAAATTCTGCTCCCGCCGTTCACCCCGGACGCGATGAAGAAGCTCGAGCCGCGTGTACGCGCGATTTGCAATGAGCTGATCGACGAGTTCATTGCCGACGGCAAATGCGACGCCGCCGCGCGCTACACCAAGCACGTTCCGGTGCGTGCGATCGCGCACATGCTTGGGATTCCCGAGAAGGACGGCGATCTCTTCATCAAATGGATTCACGGCATCCTCGAGCTCGGCATCAAGGACGACAATGCGCTGATGGAGGCGGTGAGGGAGATGACCGGCTATTTCGCCGGCCATCTCGAGCAGCGCAAGAGCAATCCGACCGACGATCTGATCTCGACGTTGATGAAGGCGAAAGACAGGGATGGAAATCCGTTGGCGGACGAACATGTGCTGGGCTCGCTGCGGCTGCTATTGATCGCCGGCATCGACACCACCTGGAGCGCGATCGGATCTTCGCTGTGGCATCTGGCCAAGACACCGGCGGACCGCGAACGCCTCGTCAAGGAGCCGGAATTGATGCCGCTCGCCGTCGAAGAGTTGCTGCGCGCCTATTCGCCGGTGACGATGGCGCGCGAGGTGATGAAGGAGACCACGATCAGCGGCTGCCCGGTCAAGCCCGGCAACATGGTGCTGCTGTCGTTTCCGGCCGCCAACCGCGATCCCGCCATGTTCCCCGATGCCGACAAGGTGGTGATCGACCGCAAGGAAAATCGCCATGCTGCATTTGGCCTCGGTATTCACCGCTGCGTCGGCTCCAACCTCGCGCGCATGGAAATGACGGTTGCGATCGAGGAATGGCTGAAGCGGATTCCGGATTTCAGGCTCGATCCGGCCGGCAAGGTCACCTGGTCGGAAGGCACCGTTCGCGGCCCGCGCCAATTGCCGCTGCTGTTCGGGAAGGCGAACTGA
- a CDS encoding ferredoxin produces MAGKLKIRVDQDKCQGHARCKSLAPELFELDEFGNAHEVGDGSVPAGLEDKAWLAQSNCPEIAIEVTEE; encoded by the coding sequence ATGGCCGGAAAGCTGAAGATCCGCGTCGACCAGGACAAATGTCAGGGCCACGCACGCTGCAAATCACTGGCACCGGAACTGTTCGAGCTCGACGAATTCGGCAACGCGCACGAAGTCGGCGACGGCTCCGTGCCTGCGGGTCTGGAAGACAAGGCCTGGCTTGCTCAGAGCAACTGTCCCGAGATCGCGATCGAGGTGACCGAGGAATAG